A single genomic interval of Helianthus annuus cultivar XRQ/B chromosome 6, HanXRQr2.0-SUNRISE, whole genome shotgun sequence harbors:
- the LOC110891383 gene encoding protein HEADING DATE 3A, protein MSRRERDPLVVGRVIGDVLDSFTKSINLTISYNDREVSNGCTLKPSQVVNQPRVDIGGDDLRAFHTLVMVDPDAPSPSDPNLREYLHWLVTDIPATTGARFGQEVVCYESPRPSMGIHRMVFVLFRQLGRQTVYAPGWRQNFNTRDFAELYNLGSPVAAVYFNCQRESGSGGRRR, encoded by the exons ATGTCGAGGAGGGAGAGGGACCCGTTGGTCGTTGGACGTGTGATAGGAGATGTTCTTGATAGTTTCACAAAGTCGATTAACCTTACGATTTCTTACAACGACAGGGAAGTTAGCAACGGGTGCACACTAAAACCCTCTCAGGTTGTTAACCAGCCTCGGGTTGATATTGGAGGTGACGACCTACGAGCTTTTCACACTTTA GTCATGGTGGATCCTGATGCTCCCAGTCCAAGTGACCCTAACCTTAGGGAATACTTGCATTG GTTGGTGACTGATATTCCAGCGACCACTGGAGCACGTTTTG GTCAAGAAGTGGTGTGCTATGAGAGTCCAAGACCATCAATGGGAATTCATCGAATGGTTTTCGTGTTGTTCCGGCAGTTGGGTCGACAAACTGTGTACGCCCCAGGGTGGCGCCAGAACTTCAACACTAGAGACTTCGCAGAGCTCTACAACCTTGGGTCTCCTGTGGCCGCAGTCTACTTCAACTGCCAGCGTGAAAGTGGATCTGGTGGACGACGGAGATAA